From a single Streptomyces liliifuscus genomic region:
- a CDS encoding expansin EXLX1 family cellulose-binding protein, translated as MKTARQAARQRRQRRRLVLSATLAVTTVGVLAYVVLGSLPGREAEAGHAAATPVATNQVRTTTTTGTPSTSASPSATGKPKPKPKPSASAKTGAARPSATATSKPPRSTSTTPVSAGRIRPNNTYTGVATAYEAADGNGACLFGPSDDLMIAAMNTTDYETSRACGAHVLVRAANGKSITVRITNECPLPCAPGQLDLSQQAFAKLADLKVGRIPITWQLLSPSTTETISIRYKTGSSPHWCGIQAIGHRNPLARLEVRAGGGWRQLPRTEYNYFISADGGGCGGSIRVTDIYGEQLTLNGVALRPNVAQPTGVQFARH; from the coding sequence ATGAAGACAGCAAGGCAGGCCGCGCGTCAGCGCAGGCAGAGACGCAGACTTGTGCTGAGCGCCACCCTGGCGGTGACCACCGTGGGTGTTCTCGCCTACGTGGTCCTGGGTTCGCTCCCCGGCCGCGAGGCGGAGGCAGGGCATGCCGCGGCCACTCCCGTCGCCACCAACCAGGTGAGAACCACGACCACGACGGGCACCCCGAGCACGTCGGCGAGCCCTTCCGCGACCGGCAAGCCGAAGCCCAAGCCGAAGCCGTCGGCCAGTGCGAAGACCGGTGCAGCACGCCCTTCGGCCACGGCCACTTCGAAGCCCCCGCGCAGCACGTCCACCACGCCAGTGTCCGCAGGGCGGATTCGGCCCAACAACACCTACACGGGGGTCGCCACCGCCTACGAGGCCGCCGACGGAAACGGCGCCTGCCTGTTCGGCCCGAGCGATGACCTCATGATCGCGGCGATGAACACCACCGACTACGAGACGTCCAGGGCGTGCGGCGCGCACGTGCTCGTCCGCGCGGCCAACGGCAAGTCGATCACCGTACGGATCACCAACGAATGCCCACTGCCCTGCGCACCCGGGCAACTCGACCTCAGCCAACAGGCCTTCGCCAAGCTCGCCGACCTCAAGGTCGGCCGGATACCGATCACCTGGCAGCTGCTGAGTCCCAGCACGACCGAGACGATCTCCATCAGATACAAGACCGGGTCAAGCCCTCATTGGTGCGGCATCCAGGCGATCGGCCACCGCAACCCGCTCGCGCGCTTGGAGGTCCGGGCCGGCGGCGGCTGGCGGCAGTTGCCCCGCACCGAATACAACTACTTCATCTCCGCCGACGGCGGCGGGTGCGGAGGCTCGATCAGAGTCACGGACATCTACGGAGAACAACTGACACTCAACGGGGTCGCGCTGCGGCCGAACGTCGCGCAACCGACCGGGGTTCAGTTCGCCCGGCACTGA
- a CDS encoding prolyl oligopeptidase family serine peptidase, whose amino-acid sequence MRRITRRTALAVTAGAVAAPAVTTATATAADTTTGTSGGRQSTGGRNPVLRTDLVTRVTPRNNWLVTAVALQYAHRIDLRGGAILPSAFQVKATVGGQTAARTVTRVYSSTTAEVDDRSRPGRPGDRLIIELDPNDSNARAAGTDPLPLDRAYSVRQVADVHTPEGELVLRAGPFAVRNDNVTTPVVDDFAAGSFTDSTGFELDFRLYRPEGYVRNPGTRTRYPLVVTLHGGGEVADNNMTQLTSNRIAVTFAKPERQRRDPAFVLSPQIPLPRPMDGPDGTDWTDAKVQAALIELIDTFVSEHSRNVDTARLYLVGLSSGGRGIYSLLAKRPDVFAAALPTAGWGDAATMDRITHIPIWADHSIDDPVVPYREGRFGKPGTWTLMNALETAGARVSRGEWANDLPKAQFEARSRELLRQAGATRSHVLFTSYTPGTTPVNPHLAWAQTYENDVVIDWLFAQSR is encoded by the coding sequence ATGAGACGGATCACCAGACGTACGGCGCTCGCGGTCACCGCAGGCGCGGTCGCGGCTCCGGCGGTCACCACGGCAACCGCCACGGCCGCCGACACCACCACAGGGACATCGGGGGGACGACAGTCGACCGGGGGGCGCAATCCGGTCCTGCGAACGGACCTCGTCACGCGGGTGACGCCGAGGAACAACTGGCTGGTGACAGCCGTCGCCCTCCAGTACGCGCATCGCATCGACCTGCGCGGCGGGGCGATCTTGCCCTCGGCCTTCCAGGTGAAGGCCACCGTGGGCGGGCAGACGGCGGCTCGCACGGTGACCCGGGTCTACTCCAGCACCACCGCCGAAGTGGACGACCGGTCCCGCCCCGGACGGCCGGGGGACAGACTGATCATCGAACTCGACCCGAACGACTCCAACGCGCGGGCCGCGGGCACCGACCCCCTTCCGCTGGACCGCGCGTACTCCGTCAGACAGGTGGCGGACGTGCACACCCCGGAAGGCGAATTAGTGCTCAGGGCCGGTCCGTTCGCGGTCCGGAACGACAACGTCACCACTCCCGTGGTCGACGACTTCGCCGCCGGTTCCTTCACCGACTCCACGGGCTTCGAGCTGGACTTCCGGCTGTACCGGCCCGAGGGATACGTACGGAACCCGGGGACGCGCACGCGCTACCCACTCGTCGTCACCCTGCACGGCGGTGGTGAGGTCGCGGACAACAACATGACCCAGCTGACCTCCAACCGGATCGCCGTCACGTTCGCCAAACCGGAACGACAGCGCCGCGACCCCGCCTTCGTGCTCTCTCCGCAGATCCCCCTGCCCCGTCCCATGGACGGACCCGACGGCACGGACTGGACCGACGCCAAGGTCCAGGCCGCTCTGATCGAACTCATCGACACCTTCGTGAGCGAGCACTCCCGCAACGTGGACACGGCCCGGCTCTATCTCGTCGGCCTGTCCTCGGGCGGGCGCGGTATCTACAGCCTGCTGGCGAAGCGCCCCGACGTGTTCGCGGCCGCCCTGCCCACGGCCGGCTGGGGCGACGCGGCCACCATGGACAGGATCACGCACATCCCGATCTGGGCCGACCACTCCATCGACGACCCGGTCGTGCCCTACCGGGAGGGCCGGTTCGGCAAGCCCGGCACCTGGACACTGATGAACGCGCTGGAGACCGCCGGTGCCCGGGTCAGCCGTGGGGAGTGGGCGAACGACCTGCCGAAGGCGCAGTTCGAGGCCAGGTCCCGGGAGCTCCTACGGCAGGCCGGGGCCACGCGCAGCCACGTACTGTTCACCAGCTACACGCCCGGCACGACACCGGTGAACCCACACCTCGCATGGGCCCAGACGTATGAGAACGACGTGGTCATCGACTGGCTCTTCGCACAGTCCCGGTAG
- a CDS encoding response regulator transcription factor encodes MTIRVLLADDQALLRATFRILIDSCDDLEVVAEAADGAEAVDLTRVHHPDVVLMDIRMPGTDGLAATSAICADTDLQSTRVLILTTFQSDEHVARALRVGASGFLGKNVTADELLGGIRTVASGDALLSPAATRSLIARFLATPDHSGGPTPRVLENLTPREREMVVLVADGKSDDEIAEEACLSPLTVRTHVQRAKTKMEARSRAQLVAIAYQVGLARPLP; translated from the coding sequence ATGACCATCCGCGTACTGCTCGCCGACGACCAGGCCCTCCTGCGGGCGACATTCCGAATCCTGATCGACTCGTGCGACGACCTGGAGGTGGTGGCGGAGGCAGCCGACGGCGCCGAAGCCGTGGACCTGACACGCGTCCATCACCCCGACGTCGTTCTCATGGACATCCGGATGCCCGGCACCGACGGCCTCGCCGCGACTTCTGCCATCTGCGCCGACACGGACCTGCAGAGCACTCGCGTCCTCATCCTCACCACGTTCCAGAGCGATGAGCATGTGGCCCGGGCCCTGCGCGTCGGCGCCAGCGGCTTCCTCGGCAAGAACGTCACCGCTGATGAACTCCTCGGCGGAATTCGCACCGTGGCCTCCGGAGACGCACTTCTGTCCCCCGCAGCCACACGCTCCCTCATCGCACGCTTTCTCGCCACGCCCGACCACAGCGGCGGTCCGACCCCGCGGGTTCTGGAGAACCTCACCCCTCGCGAGCGCGAGATGGTGGTTCTCGTGGCGGACGGGAAATCCGACGACGAGATCGCCGAGGAGGCGTGCCTCAGCCCATTGACAGTCCGAACGCATGTTCAGCGGGCCAAGACGAAGATGGAGGCACGCAGCCGCGCCCAGTTGGTTGCCATCGCCTACCAGGTGGGCCTGGCGCGACCTCTTCCGTGA
- a CDS encoding sensor histidine kinase, translated as MLATWRRYAGRHPRLVEAGFLLLVYAATGNQYNEGGPGRWPGLLLATAACISLLGRRSHPGAVVAVTSVCAAISGSIGHLISPLLLLPVIVALYELTLRVPQKTAHGYGIAVIALIVLTALLSDDNNQPWGLKTVSPAFWIMLPVVQGSAVRARRAYLEAVHTRAEHAERTREEEARHRVAEERIRIARELHDVVAHHMALANAQAATAAHLARTRPEQAQTILAELGTTTSSALRELQATVGLLRQSDDAEDLLEPSPGLGRLPELASAFGAAGLTVLVMVDGETRPLSPGVDLTAFRIAQEALTNVAKHAGASTARVELAYTVDRLTLTVSDDGGTVPRAPAPSGGFGLIGMRERAQSAGGRLQAGHRPEGGFAVTAQLPIHA; from the coding sequence ATGCTCGCGACTTGGCGGCGGTACGCCGGCCGACACCCCCGGCTCGTCGAGGCGGGGTTCCTGCTGCTGGTGTACGCGGCCACCGGCAACCAGTACAACGAAGGGGGACCAGGCCGGTGGCCCGGGCTTCTCCTCGCCACTGCCGCGTGTATTTCGCTGCTGGGGCGGCGCAGCCATCCAGGCGCGGTCGTCGCCGTCACCTCGGTCTGCGCCGCGATCTCCGGCAGCATCGGCCATCTGATCAGCCCCCTCCTGCTGCTCCCCGTGATCGTGGCGCTCTACGAACTCACCCTGCGCGTCCCGCAGAAGACCGCGCACGGCTACGGCATCGCCGTGATCGCGCTGATCGTCCTGACGGCCCTTCTCTCCGACGACAACAATCAGCCCTGGGGACTCAAGACGGTCAGTCCCGCCTTCTGGATCATGCTCCCGGTCGTGCAGGGCTCGGCGGTCAGGGCCCGGCGGGCCTACTTGGAAGCCGTTCACACACGAGCCGAGCACGCCGAACGTACGCGGGAGGAGGAGGCACGCCACCGTGTCGCCGAGGAACGGATCCGTATCGCCCGCGAACTGCACGACGTCGTCGCCCATCACATGGCCCTGGCCAATGCGCAGGCCGCCACCGCGGCACACCTCGCCCGAACCCGACCTGAACAGGCGCAGACGATTCTTGCCGAGCTGGGCACCACGACCTCATCGGCGCTGCGCGAACTCCAGGCCACCGTCGGCCTGTTGCGCCAGTCCGACGACGCCGAGGACCTTCTGGAGCCGAGTCCCGGTCTTGGACGTCTACCCGAGTTGGCATCCGCGTTCGGTGCCGCAGGACTCACCGTCCTCGTCATGGTGGACGGCGAGACACGGCCCTTGTCACCGGGAGTGGACCTGACCGCGTTCCGGATCGCGCAGGAGGCGCTGACCAACGTTGCCAAGCACGCCGGTGCGAGCACGGCCCGAGTCGAACTCGCCTACACCGTCGACCGTCTGACCCTCACCGTCAGCGACGACGGCGGAACCGTCCCGCGCGCGCCTGCCCCCAGCGGCGGCTTCGGCCTCATCGGAATGCGGGAACGCGCCCAGTCCGCCGGCGGGCGTCTCCAGGCAGGACACCGACCTGAAGGCGGCTTCGCCGTCACCGCCCAACTGCCCATTCACGCCTGA
- a CDS encoding MMPL family transporter — translation MATFLYQLGQRAFRRRRWVALLWVAVLAVVGIGALSAAEAPDDSSSMPGIESQKAFDLINEQFPGSEANGASARIVFVAPDGQKITAAGHRSAVDRFLTEAADGPQVADVSSPFDGPGLSKDKTTAYATVTYKTKDDEVTDASKKELEGAIEEVRDTGLTVEVGGSALATEAPAGMGEIVGVLVAAVVLLITFGSLAAAGLPLITAVIGVSISLAGITALANAFGLSSTSGELAMMLGLAVGIDYSLFVVSRYREERAKGRAPEEAVGLALGTAGSAVVFAGLTVVIALAGLSVVGVPMLTKMGLSAAGTVVIGVLIALTLVPALLGFWPNAVLARQSRSGQNRIGRARTSERGSRIPRIRIRRRGRQLRGSQEPGDSQATRKNREPRKAEEAGSWSVRWASFVLRRPVAVLLFTVVGLGALAVPALDLRLGMPGDEAKPTSTTERRAYDALAEGFGPGFNGPLTIVVDARDADDPKAAVETVAERIGATKGVVSVSPAQFNEAKDTAVLSATPSTAPTSERTKKLVHTIRDERSATETGTGATFEVTGTTALNIDIAKKMQDALIPYLVVVVGLAFLLLLVVFRSVLVPLKAALGFLLSVLASFGAVVTVFQNGHGASLLGVDQTGPIMSLMPIFLVGIVFGLAMDYQVFLVSRMREAYVHGEEAGQAVVSGFRHSGRIVVAAALIMMAVFSGFMTAADSMVKMVGFGLATAVLFDAIVVRMVLVPAVLALLGKRAWWLPGWLDRLLPRVDIEGEALSRRAAELPAPTGESHHDMARV, via the coding sequence ATGGCGACTTTCCTGTACCAACTGGGCCAACGGGCCTTCCGACGGCGTCGGTGGGTGGCCCTGCTGTGGGTGGCTGTGCTGGCAGTCGTCGGCATCGGTGCCCTCAGCGCTGCGGAAGCCCCTGACGATTCGTCGTCGATGCCGGGGATCGAGTCCCAGAAGGCGTTCGACCTCATCAACGAGCAGTTCCCCGGCAGTGAGGCGAACGGCGCGAGCGCCCGGATCGTCTTCGTCGCACCGGACGGCCAGAAGATCACCGCGGCCGGCCACCGATCAGCCGTCGACCGGTTCCTCACCGAGGCGGCCGACGGACCACAGGTCGCCGACGTGTCGAGCCCGTTCGACGGGCCGGGGCTGAGCAAGGACAAGACCACGGCCTACGCCACGGTCACGTACAAGACCAAGGACGACGAAGTCACCGATGCCAGCAAGAAGGAACTGGAGGGGGCAATCGAGGAGGTCCGCGACACGGGCCTGACCGTCGAGGTCGGCGGAAGCGCCCTGGCCACCGAGGCTCCCGCCGGAATGGGCGAGATCGTCGGCGTCCTTGTCGCGGCGGTCGTACTGCTGATCACCTTCGGCTCCCTGGCCGCGGCAGGGCTTCCGCTGATCACCGCCGTCATCGGCGTCAGCATCAGCCTGGCCGGGATCACCGCTCTCGCCAACGCCTTCGGACTGTCCTCGACCAGTGGCGAGTTGGCCATGATGCTCGGTCTCGCGGTCGGCATCGACTATTCGCTGTTCGTGGTCTCCCGCTACCGGGAGGAACGGGCGAAGGGGCGTGCTCCGGAGGAGGCCGTCGGTCTGGCCCTGGGCACGGCTGGTTCCGCGGTCGTCTTCGCCGGTCTCACGGTCGTCATCGCGCTCGCCGGCCTCTCGGTGGTCGGCGTACCGATGCTGACGAAGATGGGCCTGTCCGCCGCGGGAACGGTCGTCATCGGCGTACTGATCGCGCTCACCCTGGTTCCCGCACTGCTCGGCTTCTGGCCGAACGCCGTCCTCGCCCGCCAGAGCCGTAGTGGCCAGAACCGTATCGGCCGGGCCCGCACGTCCGAGCGCGGCTCGCGAATCCCCAGGATCAGGATCCGCCGTCGCGGGCGGCAGCTCCGCGGGAGTCAGGAACCCGGCGACAGCCAGGCAACCCGCAAGAACCGGGAGCCCCGCAAGGCTGAGGAAGCCGGAAGCTGGAGCGTCCGCTGGGCGAGCTTCGTCCTGCGACGGCCCGTAGCGGTGCTCCTCTTCACCGTCGTCGGCCTGGGCGCGCTCGCCGTGCCTGCCCTGGATCTGCGGCTGGGCATGCCGGGTGACGAGGCCAAGCCCACCTCGACCACGGAACGCCGCGCCTACGACGCCCTCGCGGAAGGTTTCGGCCCCGGCTTCAACGGTCCGCTGACGATCGTCGTGGACGCGCGGGACGCCGACGACCCGAAGGCCGCGGTGGAGACGGTCGCCGAGCGGATCGGCGCCACCAAGGGCGTCGTATCGGTCTCCCCGGCCCAGTTCAACGAGGCCAAGGACACCGCGGTGCTGTCCGCCACACCCTCCACCGCTCCCACCAGCGAGCGGACCAAGAAACTCGTCCACACCATCCGCGACGAGCGCTCGGCGACGGAGACCGGGACCGGTGCCACCTTCGAGGTCACCGGCACCACAGCGCTGAACATCGACATCGCCAAGAAGATGCAGGACGCGCTGATCCCCTACCTCGTGGTCGTCGTGGGCCTGGCCTTCCTCCTGCTGCTGGTGGTCTTCCGCTCCGTACTGGTGCCCCTCAAGGCGGCGCTCGGTTTCCTCCTGTCGGTTCTCGCGTCCTTCGGTGCCGTGGTCACGGTCTTCCAGAACGGCCACGGGGCCAGTCTCCTCGGAGTCGATCAGACCGGGCCCATCATGAGCCTGATGCCGATCTTCCTGGTGGGCATCGTCTTCGGACTCGCCATGGACTACCAGGTGTTCCTGGTGTCCCGGATGCGCGAGGCATACGTCCACGGGGAAGAGGCCGGTCAGGCGGTCGTCTCCGGCTTCCGCCACAGCGGCCGGATCGTGGTGGCGGCCGCGCTGATCATGATGGCCGTGTTCTCGGGCTTCATGACGGCCGCCGACTCCATGGTCAAGATGGTCGGCTTCGGCCTCGCCACCGCCGTCCTGTTCGACGCGATCGTCGTCCGGATGGTCCTGGTTCCCGCTGTGCTCGCGCTGCTGGGCAAACGGGCCTGGTGGCTGCCCGGCTGGCTGGACCGACTGCTGCCGCGGGTGGACATCGAGGGCGAAGCCCTCAGCCGCCGGGCCGCTGAACTCCCTGCCCCGACCGGCGAATCACACCATGACATGGCGCGCGTCTGA
- a CDS encoding PP2C family protein-serine/threonine phosphatase, translated as MSGSLRKRPAEAFEAIEPPGNAELIAAVVALTALVEALGILSRSEVWLLGLLVFLPGTASALCTVRQTGFVAAWTTLVVTTTAVLRDVDESRWLDRLLLVLFTLVLATTSVYACSRRIRREHEMLRLRSTAAAMQRHILHPLPLVTGDVLVNGVYEPLHEDRLVGGDIYDVVASPWGTRVLIGDVQGKGLAAVGTAFATIGAFREAAHREPTLTALVDALDAAVVRHNSYAEHTGDDERFVTALIIGIETGIEDAQAINCGHISPYVMHEGTITSPSLDSGVPLGLAELASEPTTVGWFRFPHGATLLLSTDGLTETRAPDGTFYPVDERLEKLDLSPTDLPQALFEDSLAFAGQGGRHDDVAVLTVRWSPSH; from the coding sequence ATGTCCGGTAGCCTCCGGAAGAGACCCGCCGAAGCCTTCGAGGCCATCGAGCCTCCGGGCAACGCCGAACTGATCGCCGCCGTGGTGGCGCTGACGGCCCTGGTGGAGGCCCTCGGCATCCTGTCCCGCTCCGAGGTGTGGCTCCTCGGACTTCTGGTGTTCCTGCCCGGGACGGCATCGGCGCTGTGCACCGTCCGGCAGACCGGGTTCGTCGCCGCGTGGACCACACTCGTCGTCACCACGACCGCGGTGCTGCGGGACGTCGACGAGAGCCGCTGGCTCGACCGCCTCCTGCTGGTCCTGTTCACCCTCGTCCTGGCCACGACCTCGGTCTACGCCTGCAGCAGGCGGATCAGGAGGGAACACGAGATGCTCCGGCTGCGCTCCACAGCCGCCGCTATGCAGCGCCACATCCTGCACCCTCTGCCCCTGGTCACCGGAGACGTTCTGGTCAACGGGGTCTACGAACCCCTCCATGAGGACAGACTCGTCGGCGGCGACATCTACGACGTGGTCGCATCGCCGTGGGGGACGCGCGTGCTGATCGGGGACGTGCAGGGCAAGGGACTGGCCGCGGTGGGTACCGCGTTCGCCACCATCGGAGCCTTCCGCGAGGCCGCCCACCGCGAGCCGACTCTCACGGCGCTCGTCGACGCGCTGGACGCCGCTGTCGTACGCCACAATTCCTACGCCGAACACACCGGCGACGACGAACGCTTCGTCACCGCCTTGATCATCGGTATCGAGACGGGCATCGAGGACGCGCAGGCCATCAACTGCGGGCACATCTCGCCCTACGTCATGCACGAGGGCACCATCACCAGCCCCTCGCTGGACTCCGGCGTCCCGCTCGGTCTCGCCGAACTCGCCTCCGAACCCACGACGGTCGGCTGGTTCCGCTTTCCCCACGGCGCGACGCTGTTGCTGAGCACGGACGGCCTCACCGAAACCCGCGCGCCCGACGGCACGTTCTACCCGGTCGACGAGCGTCTGGAGAAGCTCGACCTCTCGCCGACCGACCTGCCTCAGGCCCTGTTCGAGGACAGCCTCGCCTTCGCCGGCCAAGGCGGCCGGCACGACGATGTCGCGGTCCTGACCGTCCGTTGGTCACCGTCGCACTGA
- a CDS encoding carboxymuconolactone decarboxylase family protein produces MPAIEPSALSDEQRVLDEHVRRMMDGLQTPFTSTDENGALIGPFPVMLRFPALARPLLEWFTTVTSGSVLATRVREVAILTIGSRYGAAYELYSHSRVALAVGLSESVVAGLAAGQRPSGLTSEELVAHDVAACLYAGAPLPGALYRCAVESFGEQGTAELVFLIAQYSSISVILNAFDVPLPTDAE; encoded by the coding sequence ATGCCCGCGATCGAGCCAAGTGCCCTGTCGGACGAGCAGCGCGTGCTCGACGAGCATGTTCGGCGGATGATGGACGGGCTACAGACACCCTTCACCTCGACGGACGAGAACGGCGCGCTGATCGGTCCGTTCCCCGTGATGCTGCGCTTTCCCGCCCTTGCCCGGCCCCTGCTGGAGTGGTTCACGACCGTCACGAGCGGCAGCGTGCTCGCGACGCGCGTGCGCGAAGTAGCAATCCTCACCATCGGATCACGGTACGGCGCGGCCTACGAACTCTATTCGCACAGCAGGGTCGCGTTGGCGGTCGGCCTGTCCGAGAGCGTCGTCGCAGGTCTGGCCGCCGGACAGCGGCCCTCGGGCCTGACGTCGGAGGAGCTGGTCGCTCACGATGTGGCGGCATGTCTCTACGCGGGCGCGCCGCTTCCAGGAGCGCTCTACCGCTGTGCGGTCGAGTCTTTCGGCGAGCAGGGTACGGCGGAACTCGTCTTCCTGATCGCGCAGTACTCCAGCATCTCCGTGATACTCAACGCTTTCGACGTCCCGTTGCCAACGGATGCCGAGTGA
- a CDS encoding poly(ethylene terephthalate) hydrolase family protein codes for MTALIALATTLGLALALLTAAAPPAAAADLLSQGRPATSSSTENTSTPASAAVDGNTGTRWGSTFSDPQWLSVDLGATATISQVVLRWEAAYARAFQIQTSTNGTAWTTIHSTMTGTGGVQTLDVNGNGRYVRMLGTQRGTTYGYSLFEFQVYGSGGGTPPGNGIPDPTATSLETANGPLTTASYTVPNPSGYGSGTVTYPTSSGSYPSVVLMPGYQGTQQNLQWLAPRLASWGFVVVNVGTNTLTDDPESRGRQISAAGTQLIALGNAAGNPLSGKVNGTLGAVGHSMGGGGVMAALRDDSRFRAGVPTAPYHPNANFSSVTEPTFFLTCQSDSVAHGNTYAVPWYNSMSQAEKLYIEVPGDHLCPMTGSGNKAKQGKWIVSFLSLWLRADTRFGPFLCGPVRDPDKNNTSLVTRWMDTCAF; via the coding sequence ATGACGGCACTGATCGCCCTGGCGACCACCCTCGGCCTGGCGCTGGCCCTGCTGACGGCCGCAGCCCCGCCGGCGGCCGCCGCGGACCTGCTGTCCCAGGGCAGACCCGCGACCTCCTCGTCCACCGAGAACACGTCAACTCCCGCGTCGGCGGCCGTGGACGGCAACACCGGGACGCGCTGGGGGAGCACGTTCAGTGACCCGCAGTGGCTGAGCGTCGATCTGGGCGCCACAGCCACCATCAGCCAGGTAGTGCTGCGCTGGGAGGCCGCGTACGCCCGCGCGTTCCAGATCCAGACCTCCACCAACGGCACCGCCTGGACCACCATCCACTCGACCATGACCGGCACTGGCGGCGTGCAGACCCTCGACGTGAACGGCAACGGCCGGTACGTCCGCATGCTGGGCACCCAGCGCGGCACCACCTACGGCTACTCGCTGTTCGAGTTCCAGGTGTACGGCTCCGGGGGCGGAACTCCTCCGGGCAACGGCATCCCGGACCCGACGGCGACTTCCCTGGAGACCGCCAACGGGCCGCTGACCACCGCCAGTTACACCGTTCCGAACCCGAGCGGATACGGCTCAGGCACGGTCACGTACCCCACGAGCAGTGGCTCGTACCCGAGTGTCGTACTGATGCCCGGCTATCAGGGCACACAGCAGAACCTGCAGTGGCTCGCACCCCGCCTCGCGTCCTGGGGCTTCGTTGTCGTCAACGTCGGAACGAACACGCTCACCGACGATCCCGAATCGCGCGGCCGGCAGATCTCCGCCGCCGGCACCCAGCTGATCGCGCTCGGCAACGCGGCCGGCAACCCGCTGTCCGGGAAGGTCAACGGCACGCTCGGCGCGGTCGGTCACTCGATGGGCGGCGGTGGTGTCATGGCGGCCCTCCGGGACGACTCGCGGTTCCGGGCGGGTGTGCCCACGGCGCCGTACCACCCGAACGCGAACTTCTCCTCGGTCACCGAGCCCACGTTCTTCCTGACCTGTCAGAGCGACTCCGTCGCCCACGGCAACACCTACGCGGTGCCCTGGTACAACTCCATGTCCCAGGCGGAGAAGCTCTACATCGAGGTTCCGGGCGACCACCTGTGCCCGATGACGGGCTCCGGCAACAAGGCCAAGCAGGGCAAGTGGATCGTGTCGTTCCTCAGTCTCTGGCTGCGTGCCGACACCCGCTTCGGCCCGTTCCTGTGCGGTCCCGTACGTGACCCCGACAAGAACAACACATCCCTGGTCACGCGCTGGATGGACACCTGCGCCTTCTGA